Within the Anguilla anguilla isolate fAngAng1 chromosome 19, fAngAng1.pri, whole genome shotgun sequence genome, the region ACATACAAGTCCAGTGGGAACCATGAGTAAGAGCTGATTAAACGTTTTACTGCGATTGGTTCCATATTTAGACATTGTTCTAATGACAAAGGTCATAGGTATCCGTGGATATTTTTCTTTATGTGGCCTAATTTCTCTCTTGATTTTAACAACAGACTTGATGTGAACTGCCAGGTCAGCAagaaacagattttattttatttttttgttgttgtcaaaaCTCATTTTATATAATATCTAGTTATGTGTACAatactgtgtgaatgtgagttgATTGATAATGCTTATGAGGATTTTATATGTACCTATTTTTTGCTTCCCGAATGATGTTTTGAAAAAGGCTAATATTGTGTGAAATTGTCAGATTGTCAAAATGATCACTGTCcatttggaaaaatgcattCCCTTTTTAGATgctctgatttttattttttttttaaacttcgaCATTTGTCCATCTTGTTCTACTATATTTAATCTGATAGtgacatttttaagaacatgTGCTAGACATGTATGTGTGAccgtttaaataaaaaagcactatCAATCAGATTTGGCTTACAAATATGCCTATTTGTCAGACGTGAAGATATCTTAAATACCATTATTTATATGGAAATAATGTGGAATAATCATAAATAACTGGTTTATTTTAGGCCCATTTTCTTCTCTGTGGTTTGACCCTTTTGGGTGTTCCAGGGAAGTTGCTCAGGCATTCTAATCTTTCTTTCCTGAAGGTAGTGATTGAAGGTCAATACTAAATACCTTACCTCACCGTTCACTGTGCCCAGACAAAAAAGAATTGTAATTTTACGCGTGAAATCCTGTGTTGGCTACTAGTTGTCTGTCAGTTACAGGATGATCAGGTAGAGCGGACccctgtgtttgctggttttcattccaaccacagttgGAATCCcggtatttttgtttttaattaggtgcttttcatgtttagggGTAATATTTAGCCTGTTACGCCACACTGTCAGAAGTGGCTAGGCATGGCCATGAAGAATGAAAGCTCCATGTTCACGCTATGCGTATCGTGCCGTATTGCAAAGCAGGAGGAAACGACATCATTAACTGATGGAATTGAAGAACCGCGCTGGAATtccaggaccgaggttgggaGTCACTGATCTGGGTGAATGCTAGTCACTGCTTTACTGCTGAACACACATTTGTCTTCGAAGCATttgccgttttttttcttccccccttgTGCGTTTCAAGTCCGCTAACTCGTACAACAGCTTTGAGCAAGGGACCATGAGAAAGCTATTCTGCCCAAACAGCAGGAGACCGGAGCAGGGACAGAATCGCAGCACTAGACGCACAGGCTTGCCCACGAAACGGCAAGAACTATCAAATTCCACTGTGACCTTAATCCACGTTTTATGCtagttttatgcattttggagCGCATACACGCATTTCTTCCACATTGAACACTGTTTTTATACCAGTATTTTTTCGGAAGTACAGTAATTGCTTCTCTTTGGAAAATAAACATTCCCTGATCTAGTTAACTCATTTGCTCGTTATTTTCAACCTGCTCTTTCCAGAGCAGAAATAAACCACAATGACTGGAGGCTTAAAACgggctcatttatttcactgccaCATGCATGCAGCCTCCCTTCGTAACACATACAAGTGTAtttataacacaaaaaagtagtaactttgacaaaaatgtgctgaaagaaacaaaagtaTCACAGAAAAGTGTGTTAGATGTTACCACATCCTTTTTGAGTGTTGTTCCAACTATAAATCATCCCAGTTGTTTTGGTGGCGGGTCAAAGggcagttctttaaaaaaaaatgttttcagggaaaactGTTGATCTATATTTGTAACCTTCTACGTGTCCCCAGCGAAAGCCTGGTGTTTAATAGCCAGTTTACAGATATATTAGTGTTCGCAGAAATCATTTTACGGCTTCTGTGGCAGGTCCTTTCAGTGGTGTCAAATAGCCGCTTATTCTTGCGCATTGACCGCATGCACTGATGTAGCGTTCAATAGATTAGGATAGGGTGTATGAAATTGACAGCGATTCTGTAGCCTAGCCTGCAAGTGACAGTCAAGCAAGCTTATCTTTATGTTCCTCTAGTGTCTTATCTTTATTTGCAACGATTCAACTCAATAGAATGCTATCGTGTcttgtattgctttttttttttttcaggtaacAGCGGTTGTTGCGTTTGGAAACTGCCGTGGATGCGTTGGGAGAAATGCAGTGATGCTGCTCTGCAGCGGCAGCAAGAACGAAACGGTGGACGCTGCTTTTGCCTACCCATTCAGCCGAATGAGCAGACTGTTCGCCTATATTTCTCATTGTTAGACGTTACATTATAGCCTATCATTCTGCTGCATTCTCATAGGCAACCAGCAAAGTTGTAATGTACTTTCGCTCTCATACTGTAGAACTGACATAGTATTACATACTTATTGCAATGTCATTAAGGAACCTTTGTGCGACGGAACCTGCAACTATCTCCAGAAAGCTCTGCTGCCCCCACTGGTTAAAACCGGTACTTCTGGTCGAGGAAGGGGTGCCGATTTGTTGAGATCAGAAGGATAACGTGCCGATTGGCCGAATTTAGGAGAGAATGTcaggtgctgattggctggccttGAGAGCATGGTAGGTGACCATTTGCCGAACTTTGGAGGACAAGAGAGGCGGAACCTCGGTAGTTAGGAGGATGAGAGGCGCAGAGACGCGCTCAGCTGAATCTCTGTCGCTGAGACGCTCCTCGTGCCCAGCGTTCCTGGGCCATTTGCGCGGGCCTGCTGTGTCCAGGGTGGCGGATCTGCACTGGCGGTAGGCCACATGCCCGCTGGGCCCGGGCTCCTCCAGGTCTGGTCTGGACTGAGGCGCGCGCTGCCGCTGGAGCGTGGGAGCCGACTGCGCGCTCTCAGGGTAAGCCGTTATGATCTGCACCAGCTTGGTTGCGTGGTCCTGATCCGTTCTGATCCTGAATGAGTACTTGGGTCGACCATTTTGGCTATCGGATCCAGATCTGACGACCACAATCTCAGTCAATCTGCTACAAAGGGTCAAGGACAGACGGAGAGGTCAGAGCATCTGAAGGTACCTTAATGTCGACAGACAGTCAGAACGTGTGCATGCCTCTGCGTGCTCTGTTCGGTTTCGTCACTGATAAAATACCAAACGGCACCACCTGCTGGAACGCAGTGGAAAGTTCACATTTTGTAGGCCATCTCTTTAACATTTACAATGCTTCTCTGGCATTTAACCTATGCCCTCAGACTGCTGTTGGGTCATTTCACCTTTCATTAGAGATCCCTtcattagattagattagattataaTTTATTGTCATATTTCTCTTAAATTTGTCTTGTGTCACAAGCCGTACACCTTTTcacacagaggaacaggaacacactgatacacatttGATTAATAATAGATCATTATAAAATGCACACAGGTGCCCTTCTAACCCATCTTAAATGCATTGGCCCACACTGCACCTGCCCACAGTCCACTGGCAGTTACATTGCGTCTCCCCAGCCCACAGTGCTTCCCCATGTTCCCTGTGCTGCCCGCAGGAAAGTGCATGAAGGAGAGCTGAACATGGCCACTCCAGCGGCTGTGCGTTTGGACTTACTGCATTAAGAGCCTCTTGGCCTGGCGCCGCCGGTGGATGCAGCAGAAGACCGAAACAGCCAGAAATACTACGACCAGCACCACTgcgatgatgatgaagatgtcCGAGCGAAGAAATTCAAAAATTTTCCTGAAGCGGTAATTGGCGGTGATCTGAGGCTCCGAGTCGCCCATGgtccaggccccgcccccaaacgCGACCTGCAGGAAGGGACAGTGCTAAAGCTCAACTCCAGCACAACAGGCAAACACGATCACCACACTGACTGCAGCGTCAAATGCAAATGAGGGAAGACATTTCAATAGAAACaatttgtgtttatgtaaatAATTATGAGGATGAGTATATTCATTTGCGCTTTTATCTTTCTGAAATGTCGGGGAGCAGATGCTAAATGGATGTGAGgtttaaaataaccaaaaatggCTAATGCCGCGGGTGCTATCAGTGAATCACAGATGTAAACAAATCATGATTTGCTgagcaaaataattttcagtgattGACAAATTCATTGTCACTCCATCTATTACGAGGTTCATAAAAACTAACTCTGACCACCAGTGAACTGTGATAaactaattataataataataacaacaacaataataataataataataaattattcatattttacaaaCTGAAAATGGCAATCCTGATCAGTACTAACATAAGAGGCCGGTTCTTATTACACACCTATTTTATGCTAAGGTTGACagctttttggctggaccgcacaGCGGAGCctgccctacaaacgcgaatgtctgtgactgagtgatgaagttacaccattggtcggccggatcacgtgtgttaagtccagccatatactaggtttcctAGTCTTGTTAAGTAATAATACATTATCATAAGGCTACATGTTTATTAATTCATCTGGGACCGTCAAAAACACTGCAGCATCTTCGCCTACCTGTGATTGCTCAAGCTCTTTGTCTCCGTTTTCTCTGCTCTTACAATAACTGgaagaaagcttatgctcttgAAGATAACAGACAATTAACGAAGAGCCAACATAAATAACCCGATTTTTTTTGTTACGCAACAGGTAGTCCCCTGTATGACAAATTACAACGTAATAGTGTTTACCAGAGCGAATGGCTTGGCTAGGTAGCTAGGTTAACCCAGGGTCGGATAAATGGTTTCTGATACCTGGGCAAATAGATTATTTTTGAATCACCAAGTTCGTCACAAAACTGATAATACTATTCCCTAGCCAGCTAGATCGTTACATTATGTGGGAAAAGTTTAAACATTTGTTTGACAAATAGTACTCTTGAAAGCATCTTACCTGGTTGAAAATGAATAAGCTAATTCCTAAAGCAGCTTTTGGTGTCTTATATGTGATTCTAAAAAGATAAATTACAATGATATCATGAAATGATGGACATttgtggaataaaaataaatttcttgTGGAAATTACTCTTGGCTAGACTAGGCGGGAAAACTTCCGTCATACGTTTACAGTTAGCAAAAGCTATAGCAGAACATTCCCACAACTTGTACTCGTTTACAAAACATGCTTTGTAAAATTACTATCCGAAGATGAACGATGTTTAAGTACGTTATAACTTAGTCTACATGTATTATGATATCTTTACTGATGCTCTCAGATGTGAACAGTTAACTTCTTGAACTTCATTACGCACCCTCGCTCACCATTCGTGTCGTCAGGCATCGGGTGAAAACGGAATTTACCGAAGGTGACGTCAGACGCTTCGCAAGTCCTGTGCGCTAGCTGCGAAGAGGCAACAAGACGGAAGCGCAATGGCGACATTGGATCGAAAAGTACCCAGTCCGAATACGTTCCTGTACAAACCGTGGTCTGCTTTCATCGAAGCCGTTAAATTACAGAACTCTGACAGTAAGATCATGGCACGATATTTCTCGTGTTTGAGTTCGAGTTTTCACTTATGGATAGAGTTGTTAAACTGAGAATGAACGGCTATCGCtgactaactagctagctagctgctgtaGCTAGATGGTGTTCTGTCCGTGCATTTCTGTGCTAAATTAGCCTAGCTGTTTGTGAATGGCTTGTTTGTCTACTGCGTGAACAGATACATTATTTTAAGTACAAAACAAATTGAGTTGTTCGGGTATATTGTTTCCGTAAACGGTAAAAGTGTCACTGTGCTGTCACTGTGATTAATGTCTTAGCTGCTGCTGTCAGAGGCAGTATCTCGCTAGCTGGTtaaagctagcttgctagtgAAGAGTTTGGGTTGGCTAGCTTGTTGGATGTATTTCTCTGACATACGGGCTAGGTTGAACAACTAGTTTCTAACGGGCATCATAGCCAGGTGGCTAACCAGGAGCAAATGCCATTGGTGATTTCATTTGCAATTTCGAGCTGGAAAGCAGAGCTGACGTAACGTTAGTGGCTTCGCTGTGTCCTACAGTTGCACATGTTGAAGATACGGGGAAGGATATCGGGAACGGCAGGGACGCGAGGAAACTCAACAGAGAGGGTAAGTCTTGCTCAAAAGTGCGCACACTCTTCATCGGAGCTGTCCGTCTGCTCATCCAGCTGTTCACACCTGCGTGGTGGAAATGGGTGTGACAGCAGACCGAACTTAAACACGCCGAAAAAGCTTCGCGCTTCAGTTCAAGAATCGTGCACTATGCAGGGGGCGGTAGCTGAGCACGGGGACGTCCTTGACCAATTCCTACCTGCAAGGGGGGATTTCTTCGGATGGCGTGGGCGAAACTATTTTTATACCATTTTAATCTGTCTGGGTTTTGTCTCATCTGGTGTTCATTCGTATAAACGGCCGGCCCTGCAAAACAGCCCAACTGTTGACATTTTCATCCTTAAtatcatatactgtattatatGTTGGGCTGATATTCCCTATGTTTAGggtttcattttgaataaatacatcTTAATTTTCTGTGAGATGCAAAGCAGAGGAGGTGTTTGGATAGAAATGTCTGCTTTTTGAGACCCATGCTGTGCTGCCAGTGGTTGCAGGTCTATGCTCGCTTCTCTAGGGGCAGCTTCATCACTTCCAGGAGCAGCTTTTAAAAAGGACTGTTTCAAAATCTGCTGTGCCATCAATTTATCCACCGggttaaaaaaatgcagcacaACTGCAATCCTGtcataagaaataaataacatctttCAGAGGCCTGTCATAGTTGTTACACGCCTCTCCGTTATGCTAATATTGGCCGCGATTTGAATGATAATTACATTgacacttttaaaataataaaactgaaccTGCCAGTCCAGAATCCCTGTCGGTTGCCACTCTACTGTCAGTAATGCAAATGAGTCTGGTAACATCGCTCTGGTCTTTGCAGACTTTTGAGAACGCACACCCATATTTACACGGAGCGCTTGGGCCACCTCCGTGTCAACTCCGTTTCTGTTTCACGCGGTAAAGGCGCTAGGGAACCGGGCCGGCCGTCTGCTGGATACGGGCTTTACCGGTCACTTAAGACTTCAGTTCCAGTCTCACCGTTCCTCTGGAGCTCAGCTTCAAATACAGAGCACATTGACTTTCAGTGACTGTCATGTTTCATCTGGCTGGATGGCCAATGGCACATGACATTACACATAACAGCCACTTTGCAGATGCTAcggtggagaacatcagtgttagtctcaggaatacaGAGATACCGGTTCACCAAGAAGGCAAATAGACCCATCTATAATCACTAAATGCAATGTTAACCTAAAACGAAGAgcaatttgtattgtaactaAAGAATGTACTACTGGACCGATAGcctgtctttacactgctgttCATATGAATCACACTCAGCTTCAGTACTGTGCAGGAGTTTCATCTGAATCACACTCAGCTTCAGTACTGTGCAGGAGTTTCATCTGAATCACACTCAGCTTCAGCTCCTGTGCAGGAGTTTCAACTGAATCACACTCAGCTTCAGCTCCTGTGCAGGAGTTTCATCTGAACCACACTCAGCTTCAGTACTGTGCAGGAGTTTCATCCGAACCACACTCAGGTTCAGTACTGTGCAGGAGTTTCATCTGAATCACACTCAGCTTCAGTACTGTGCAGGAGTTTCATCTGAATCACACTCAGCTTCAGTACTGTGCAGGAGTTTCATCTGAATCACACTCAGCTTCAGTACTGTGCAGGAGTTTCATCCGAACCACACTCAGGTTCAGTACTGTGCAGGAGTTTCATCCGAAAGCAGCTTTACTTGCTGGGTCTGACGTTGCAGAGCGTAGAAATGAAGTCTGTAACGGTGTCACACTAAAGGCCTGTTATCTCccccagacaggaagtgctcatTAGTCATTGGCTAGAATGAGCCTGCTCAGATTTGGCAGACGGTAATGCGTTGATGAACAAAAATGATCTTGGTCCAAGTTGTGAAATGGATTTAGTGAGGTTTTTTTGTGCTACTTGGGGATGGATGGTAGCTCCCAGCTTGCGCACAGACGCTCACATCCAGGCCGTATCCAGGTAGCCGCTGTGAGTCAGGCTGAGGACGAGGACGCCTGCTGAACAGGTGAAGAGCTCCAGGTGTGTTCACAGGCTGAGCCATTTAAAGGGCTGGAGTGTGTCTGCTGTCTTTACAGCCCGACTGGTTTAACAGAAATGAGCGGAGTCAGAGTCACTACTGACAGACCCAGAGGACATGGATACACATTCCTGACCTCGAGCTTAAAGGAATAACTCTGATCTCGGATGTGATTAACGTGCTGTAGAGAATCACATGGTGAGATTGCAGCTGTTGCAGGCATCGCGACGTGATGCACTCATTTCCTTAGTGAGTGGTGCAAACGCTCATTTATTACAGGCATGGTGATATTCACTACAGAAACAtccaaacatttgaaatgactCCCTTCCTGGTAGTGcggaatgaatgaatttatgaTTGTTTTAGTTGTTAAAAGTTGGCGGAGAGTCTCTTTTGGCACGCGTTCGGCCCAGAGAACTGCACACTGTGCATATTGTGTTtggcagacaggcaggaagcTGAGCTCCAGCGTTTGTAAtttatgtgcttgttttttaCGCTCGCAGGGCATGGGGAGGCTGCTCGTGGCCGGTTCAGAGTAAGCGGAGTGAATCTGTCTGTAACTTGGCCCGACGAGTCGCGCTTTGACGAAAGCAGTTTTAATGAATCTGGTTTCATTTGATAGGCTAATATCTGTTGGGACTGCAGCCTGATTGTATGATTGTGTTTTGATGGAAtttctccctcccacacacacacacacacgcacacacacacagcgtacgCACACTCACAGTTTTAGTTGTATTTTAGGCATATGTGGCAGTCTTATTGTGAGGCACTTCCTGTTCAGAAGGTATGAAGGTGTTTCTTCACCTGGAGGGAGAGGTTCAGTGAGGAGATGGGAggcctggggagagagagactggccAGACGTCTCTTATTCCCTCTCAGGGTGCGTTCTGATGCGTGGGGCATTGTGCAGAATTTGGGGATTGGCTGAAGCTCAAGTGCTTCACTGTGGCAAAATTCTGGGAGGAGTCAGCGTTAGCTTGCTGATTGGTTGGAAGTAAAAGTACCACGCAGCAGGCCCACTGGAGCCAGGCTGTGCTCACCTGTGCGTacctgtgctcacctgtgcgTACCTGTGTTCCCCTGTGCTGCGCAGTGTGCCTGAgccccctgctctcctctcccctgcagATATGCACCTGTATGGACAGTACCCTGCGTATGATGAGCTGTGTCTTGTTGTGTGCAATATCTGCAGCCAGGTGGTAAAACCTCAGGGCTTCCTGTCTCACTACGGTAAGGCTCcttccttcctgtctctcttcctttattcctttctctcttcctttattccttcctttctttctgtgaCGTGTTTAATGTGATGTGGAGGTTGTAGTCCCTGGCTGAAGTTGTGTGTGTAACGGGCTTTAGGTGCAGCATGTGACCAGCGTTCGGCACTTTCACACACGTCCGATGGTCCACCACTGTTAAGATCATTTAAGATCCTTTTACTGTCCTGTTATCTGGTGTTGTCTTTTTCTTGTCTCTTGTAAGCTTTTACGGGCGCAGTTGTGGTTTAACTGTGTGCCGTCACTTAGGGCAGGCTGTGTTTATAACTTTGGGAAGTACAGTTCGGTATTAGTGGGTGTTTGTCTCCCTCTTGTGGACCTGTTTGCAAACACAGTGTGATTTTCACTGAGACGTTGGGCTCCAGGTTTGTGGGCATTTGTGAGcgcttacgtgtgtgtgtttgtgtgtgcgtgcacgcatgtgtgtgtgtgtgtctttcagaGAGGAGACACGCCCCCTCCTGTGACTCCAGGCCCCCCCTGACTCAGAGGCCCAAGGTGTcacacagcagccccccccagccccggccccggcccttCCGACCCCCCCGGGACAACCAGCACACCCCCTTCAGCAGGGCGCCCCACACTGTGTACCCCCCGAAAGGGGCTCGCACCAAGCCATGGTGGGTAGAGCCTGGAGACCTGCTTCTGCTCCATCACACCGCTTTCAGAAGAGGTTCTTATCTTCCCACTTTCCCCTCTCCA harbors:
- the LOC118219009 gene encoding uncharacterized protein LOC118219009, with product MGDSEPQITANYRFRKIFEFLRSDIFIIIAVVLVVVFLAVSVFCCIHRRRQAKRLLMHRLTEIVVVRSGSDSQNGRPKYSFRIRTDQDHATKLVQIITAYPESAQSAPTLQRQRAPQSRPDLEEPGPSGHVAYRQCRSATLDTAGPRKWPRNAGHEERLSDRDSAERVSAPLILLTTEVPPLLSSKVRQMVTYHALKASQSAPDILS